Proteins encoded together in one Lathamus discolor isolate bLatDis1 chromosome 3, bLatDis1.hap1, whole genome shotgun sequence window:
- the PRKAA2 gene encoding 5'-AMP-activated protein kinase catalytic subunit alpha-2 isoform X3 produces the protein MAEKQKHDGRVKIGHYVLGDTLGVGTFGKVKIGEHQLTGHKVAVKILNRQKIRSLDVVGKIKREIQNLKLFRHPHIIKLYQVISTPTDFFMVMEYVSGGELFDYICKHGRVEEAEARRLFQQILSAVDYCHRHMVVHRDLKPENVLLDAHMNAKIADFGLSNMMSDGEFLRTSCGSPNYAAPEVISGSMQHLHNTWHVERVLQG, from the exons ATGGCCGAGAAGCAGAAGCACGACGGGCGGGTGAAGATCGGGCACTACGTGCTGGGAGACACGCTGGGGGTCGGCACCTTCGGCAAAGTCAAGA TTGGCGAACACCAGCTGACAGGGCACAAAGTAGCAGTAAAGATACTCAACAGGCAGAAAATCCGCAGCCTGGATGTGGTTGGGAAGATCAAACGGGAAATTCAAAACCTTAAACTCTTTCGGCATCCTCATATTATCAAGCT GTACCAGGTCATCAGCACGCCAACGGACTTCTTCATGGTCATGGAATACGTATCTGGCGGTGAACTGTTTGATTACATCTGTAAGCATGGACGT GTTGAAGAGGCAGAAGCTCGACGCCTTTTCCAGCAGATTCTCTCTGCAGTGGATTATTGCCACAGACACATGGTTGTCCACCGAGACCTGAAACCAGAGAACGTGCTGCTGGACGCACACATGAATGCAAAGATAGCCGATTTTG GATTGTCCAACATGATGTCAGATGGCGAATTTCTACGCACCAGCTGTGGCTCCCCAAATTACGCAGCCCCTGAAGTCATCTCTGGAAG CATGCAACATCTGCACAACACATGGCATGTTGAACGCGTTCTGCAAGGGTGA
- the PRKAA2 gene encoding 5'-AMP-activated protein kinase catalytic subunit alpha-2 isoform X2: MAEKQKHDGRVKIGHYVLGDTLGVGTFGKVKIGEHQLTGHKVAVKILNRQKIRSLDVVGKIKREIQNLKLFRHPHIIKLYQVISTPTDFFMVMEYVSGGELFDYICKHGRVEEAEARRLFQQILSAVDYCHRHMVVHRDLKPENVLLDAHMNAKIADFGLSNMMSDGEFLRTSCGSPNYAAPEVISGREHEWFKEELPSYLFPEDPSYDATVIDDDAVREVCEKFECTESEVMNSLYSGDPQDQLAVAYHLIIDNRRIMNQASEFYLASSPPTGSFMDDSTLHIPPGVKPHPERMPPLIADSPKARCPLDALNTTKPKPLTVKKAKWHLGIRSQSKPYDIMAEVYRAMKQLDFEWKVVNSYHLRVRRKNPVTGNYVKMSLQLYQVDNRSYLLDFKSIDDDVMEQRSGSSTPQRSCSAAGLHRPRLSIDAAAATECQSLMGSLSGSFVGSIPSVTPRLGSHTMDFFEMCASLIMALAR; the protein is encoded by the exons ATGGCCGAGAAGCAGAAGCACGACGGGCGGGTGAAGATCGGGCACTACGTGCTGGGAGACACGCTGGGGGTCGGCACCTTCGGCAAAGTCAAGA TTGGCGAACACCAGCTGACAGGGCACAAAGTAGCAGTAAAGATACTCAACAGGCAGAAAATCCGCAGCCTGGATGTGGTTGGGAAGATCAAACGGGAAATTCAAAACCTTAAACTCTTTCGGCATCCTCATATTATCAAGCT GTACCAGGTCATCAGCACGCCAACGGACTTCTTCATGGTCATGGAATACGTATCTGGCGGTGAACTGTTTGATTACATCTGTAAGCATGGACGT GTTGAAGAGGCAGAAGCTCGACGCCTTTTCCAGCAGATTCTCTCTGCAGTGGATTATTGCCACAGACACATGGTTGTCCACCGAGACCTGAAACCAGAGAACGTGCTGCTGGACGCACACATGAATGCAAAGATAGCCGATTTTG GATTGTCCAACATGATGTCAGATGGCGAATTTCTACGCACCAGCTGTGGCTCCCCAAATTACGCAGCCCCTGAAGTCATCTCTGGAAG GGAACATGAGTGGTTTAAGGAGGAGCTGCCCAGTTACCTGTTCCCAGAGGACCCTTCTTACGATGCCACCGTCATTGATGACGATGCAGTTCGGGAAGTTTGTGAGAAGTTTGAATGCACGGAGTCGGAGGTGATGAACAGCCTGTACAGTGGTGACCCTCAGGACCAGCTAGCGGTGGCTTACCACCTCATCATTGACAACCGGAGGATCATGAACCAAGCCAGCGAGTTCTACCTCGCCTCCAGCCCCCCCACTGGCTCCTTCATGGATGACAGCACCTTGCATATCCCTCCTGGGGTGAAGCCGCATCCGGAGCGGATGCCACCGTTGATAGCGGACAGCCCCAAAGCACGATGTCCTTTGGATGCCCTCAACACCACAAAGCCGAAACCTCTGACTGTCAAAAAGGCCAAGTGGCACCTGGGAATCCGCAGCCAGAGCAAACCCTATGACATTATGGCCGAGGTGTACCGTGCTATGAAACAGCTCGATTTCGAGTGGAAG GTAGTGAACTCCTACCATCTCAGAGTGCGCCGCAAGAACCCGGTGACAGGCAATTATGTGAAGATGAGCCTGCAGCTCTACCAGGTTGACAACCGCAGCTATCTCTTGGATTTCAAAAGCATCGATG ATGATGTGATGGAGCAGAGGTCTGGCTCATCCACGCCGCagcgttcctgctctgctgctggcttgCACCGGCCAAGGCTGAGCattgatgctgctgcagccactgaGTGCCAGTCACTGATGGGCTCCCTGAGTGGCTCCTTTGTGGGCAGCATCCCCTCGGTGACACCGCGCCTGGGCAGCCACACCATGGACTTCTTCGAGATGTGCGCCAGCCTCATCATGGCCCTGGCTCGCTGA
- the PRKAA2 gene encoding 5'-AMP-activated protein kinase catalytic subunit alpha-2 isoform X1 encodes MAEKQKHDGRVKIGHYVLGDTLGVGTFGKVKIGEHQLTGHKVAVKILNRQKIRSLDVVGKIKREIQNLKLFRHPHIIKLYQVISTPTDFFMVMEYVSGGELFDYICKHGRVEEAEARRLFQQILSAVDYCHRHMVVHRDLKPENVLLDAHMNAKIADFGLSNMMSDGEFLRTSCGSPNYAAPEVISGRLYAGPEVDIWSCGVILYALLCGTLPFDDEHVPTLFKKIRGGVFYIPEYLNRSVATLLMHMLQVDPLKRATIKDIREHEWFKEELPSYLFPEDPSYDATVIDDDAVREVCEKFECTESEVMNSLYSGDPQDQLAVAYHLIIDNRRIMNQASEFYLASSPPTGSFMDDSTLHIPPGVKPHPERMPPLIADSPKARCPLDALNTTKPKPLTVKKAKWHLGIRSQSKPYDIMAEVYRAMKQLDFEWKVVNSYHLRVRRKNPVTGNYVKMSLQLYQVDNRSYLLDFKSIDDDVMEQRSGSSTPQRSCSAAGLHRPRLSIDAAAATECQSLMGSLSGSFVGSIPSVTPRLGSHTMDFFEMCASLIMALAR; translated from the exons ATGGCCGAGAAGCAGAAGCACGACGGGCGGGTGAAGATCGGGCACTACGTGCTGGGAGACACGCTGGGGGTCGGCACCTTCGGCAAAGTCAAGA TTGGCGAACACCAGCTGACAGGGCACAAAGTAGCAGTAAAGATACTCAACAGGCAGAAAATCCGCAGCCTGGATGTGGTTGGGAAGATCAAACGGGAAATTCAAAACCTTAAACTCTTTCGGCATCCTCATATTATCAAGCT GTACCAGGTCATCAGCACGCCAACGGACTTCTTCATGGTCATGGAATACGTATCTGGCGGTGAACTGTTTGATTACATCTGTAAGCATGGACGT GTTGAAGAGGCAGAAGCTCGACGCCTTTTCCAGCAGATTCTCTCTGCAGTGGATTATTGCCACAGACACATGGTTGTCCACCGAGACCTGAAACCAGAGAACGTGCTGCTGGACGCACACATGAATGCAAAGATAGCCGATTTTG GATTGTCCAACATGATGTCAGATGGCGAATTTCTACGCACCAGCTGTGGCTCCCCAAATTACGCAGCCCCTGAAGTCATCTCTGGAAG GCTGTATGCTGGCCCAGAGGTGGACATCTGGAGCTGTGGTGTTATCCTCTATGCCCTGCTGTGTGGCACTCTGCCTTTCGACGACGAGCACGTCCCCACCCTCTTCAAGAAGATCCGGGGAGGTGTGTTTTACATCCCGGAATACCTCAACCGCTCCGTTGCCACTCTCCTCATGCACATGCTGCAGGTTGACCCCCTCAAGCGAGCAACCATCAAGGACATCAG GGAACATGAGTGGTTTAAGGAGGAGCTGCCCAGTTACCTGTTCCCAGAGGACCCTTCTTACGATGCCACCGTCATTGATGACGATGCAGTTCGGGAAGTTTGTGAGAAGTTTGAATGCACGGAGTCGGAGGTGATGAACAGCCTGTACAGTGGTGACCCTCAGGACCAGCTAGCGGTGGCTTACCACCTCATCATTGACAACCGGAGGATCATGAACCAAGCCAGCGAGTTCTACCTCGCCTCCAGCCCCCCCACTGGCTCCTTCATGGATGACAGCACCTTGCATATCCCTCCTGGGGTGAAGCCGCATCCGGAGCGGATGCCACCGTTGATAGCGGACAGCCCCAAAGCACGATGTCCTTTGGATGCCCTCAACACCACAAAGCCGAAACCTCTGACTGTCAAAAAGGCCAAGTGGCACCTGGGAATCCGCAGCCAGAGCAAACCCTATGACATTATGGCCGAGGTGTACCGTGCTATGAAACAGCTCGATTTCGAGTGGAAG GTAGTGAACTCCTACCATCTCAGAGTGCGCCGCAAGAACCCGGTGACAGGCAATTATGTGAAGATGAGCCTGCAGCTCTACCAGGTTGACAACCGCAGCTATCTCTTGGATTTCAAAAGCATCGATG ATGATGTGATGGAGCAGAGGTCTGGCTCATCCACGCCGCagcgttcctgctctgctgctggcttgCACCGGCCAAGGCTGAGCattgatgctgctgcagccactgaGTGCCAGTCACTGATGGGCTCCCTGAGTGGCTCCTTTGTGGGCAGCATCCCCTCGGTGACACCGCGCCTGGGCAGCCACACCATGGACTTCTTCGAGATGTGCGCCAGCCTCATCATGGCCCTGGCTCGCTGA